CAATGAAGTCGGCCGTGTGCTGCGTGGGGGCCAGCAGCAGCCGGTGCCCGTCCGGCAGTTCGAGCATCACGTCGCTGAACGGCCCGAACGGCGACCGTGCCCAGTGCCCGACCACCACGCGGGTACCGGAGGCGGTACCGATGCCGGCGATCCAGCCGTCGAAGCGCAGTCGAGCCGGCACGAGCAGCGGGTGCATCGCCTTTCCTCCGGCAGGGTGCGGGGCCGCGTCGGGGGCGCGTCGACATCGGTCCTCACAGGAGAGCATCGCGCGCCCCGCCGCGCTCCCCGTGCTGCGCCGAATGCGCGGCGCCCCGATGCGGTCGGCGTAGCTCCGGAGGATCCGTGCCGCAGGCTGCTACACCTCGTAGGCACCCGTCCCCGTGAGAAGAGCCCTTCGTCCCTGTGAGGTGGCGCCGTGTCGCTCCGTTCCAGCGCTTCCCTGCCACCGGCCAGACGAGGGGAGCCGTTGCAGCGGCTGCTGTTCGGCGCGGTGTACGGCTCGGTGCTCGCCAGCGCGCTGGCGGCCGCGCTGGGACACGACGGACACCCGACCGATCCCGGCTACGACGCTGTGTGGGTGGCGCTGACGGCCGCGGCGTCGGCCGGTTCGCACGGCTACGCCCACGCCATCGCGCACCGGGCGGACGACGGGACAGCGGTCACCGTCAGTGCCGTGCGGTCGATGCTGACCGAATGGCCGCTGTTGGTGGCGGCGCTGCCGACGGTGGCCGCGTTGTTGGGTGCCTACCTGCACTGGTGGAGCGAGGACGGGGCGGTGGACGTCGCGCTGCTCATCAATCTGGTGGTGCTGTTCGGCTGCGGTGTGTGGTCGGCCCGGGTGGCCGGCCGGACCTGGCCGGCGAGCTGCCGGGTCGGCGGCGTGGACGCGATGCTCGGGCTGTTCATCGTGTTCGCGAACGTGGTGGTCAAGTGAGGTGACGGCGCCCGGCCGGATCGGCGGCCCGGCGGCCCGGCGGAGACGGTCGTGGACCCGAGTCACCGTGCCGTGCACGACCCGGGCACCAGGGCCGTGAGCTGCGCCGGAAGCGGATCTGCGGGCCGGGGCCCCCGGGAATAGCCTGGAAAAGAGCCGCACCGGGACGGTACGGACGCTCCCGATGCATCCCCTTCGCCGAGGGGCAGCAGCACAGGGAGGAGGAACCGTGTCCTGGAAACTGAACGGCACGTACCTGGAGAGCTGCAACTGCGACGTGGTGTGCCCCTGCACCACCTCCGGCTTGACCGCGCCGGCCGACCACGAACGCTGCCAGGTGACCTTCGCGTTCCACGTGGACAGCGGGAAGGTGGACGGAGTGGACGTCGCCGACCGCAACGTCGCCGTCTTCATCGACGGGCCCCGGGTGATGGCCGACGGCGGCTGGCAGGTGGCGCTGTACGTCGACGCCGCGGCGGACGACGGCCAGGCGGAGGCGCTGGGCAAGGTCTTCTCCGGGCAGGCCGGCGGGCCGATGGCGGCGCTCACTCCGCTCATCGGCGAGGTCCTCGGTGTGGAGCGGGTCCCCATCGACTACCACGAAGACGGCCGCCGCCACGCCGTGCGGGTGGGCGACGCCATCGACATCGAGATCGAGGACCAGATCGCCCCGCAGTTCGGTGCGGATGGCCCGGTCATGGGCTTGACCGGCATGTTCCACCCGGTGAGCAGCACGCTGACGATCGCCAGGTCCACCCGGGCGACGGGCGACGGCGTGTACGGCCGGTCCTGGGACTTCAGCGGCGGGAACGGACACTCGGCGCCCTTCGCGTGGTCCGCGTGACCGGTGGGCCGGTCACCGTCCGCCGCCGGGCGGGCCCCGCCGGGCTGCTGCTGGTCGTGGCGGTCGCCGCCTGGGTCTATCTGGTGACGCGCTGGGGCGGCATGCAGGCGATGCCGGGCACCATGGGCCTGGGACTGGCCGCTTTCCTGGCCGTGTGGACGCTGATGACGGCCGCGATGATGCTGCCCGCCACGGCGCCCGTCGCCGCGCTGTACGCACGCACCATCACCGTGCACCGGGCGCCGCGCATGGTCGTGTTCACCGTCGCCTACCTGCTCGTCTGGGCCGCGGCCGGGCTGCCCGCGTACGGGCTCGCCGCCGGCCTGGGCCGGGCGGCGAGCCTCCCCGCCGCGACGGGCACCGCCGTGGCCGCGGCCGTGTTCGCGGTCAGTGGCCTCTACCAGCTCACGCCCCTCAAGGACCGCTGCCTGGCAAGGTGCCGCTCGCCGATCGGGCTGATGCTGCGCTACGCCTCGTACCCCAGGACGTCGCGCGATGTGTGTGCCGGAGCCCACCACGGAGCCTTCTGCCTGGGCTGTTGCTGGTCGCTGATGGTCCTGCTGGCGGCGTTCGGCGTGATGAATCTGTGGGCCATGGTGGCCCTGACCGCCGTGATCACCGCCGAGAAGCTCGCTCCGGCCGGCTACCTGGTGGCCCGCGTCGTGGGGTTCGCCTCGATAGCCCTGGCCGTCGCGGTCTTCTGGTTCCCGGCGCTGGCCCCGGGCCTCACCGGCGGCGGTACGGCCGGCATGTGAGGAGAGGACGGCCCGCGACGGCCCAGACCTCACTACCCGCCCCGTGATGCGAAGCGGCGGCGCCGGGCCGGGGGAGGCGGCCCGGCGCCGCCGGTCGGGCGGATCAGCCCTGGACGCGCGCCCGGCGCCGCACGGCCAGGGTGACCCCGCCGCCCGCGGCGAGCAGTGCCACGGCGACGCCGGCCAGCACACCGGCGTTCGACCCGGTCTCGGCGAGATCGCCGCTGCCGGGCTTGGCCGACGCGCTGGGCTTGGCCGGCACACCGGGCTGCGCACTGCTCGTGCCCGACTCCGACGGCGACGCGGAGGGGTTGGCCGGCGTCGCGGAGGCGGACGCCGTGGCGCCGGGGGAGGCCGGCGCCGAGGCGGTCGCCGACGGCCCGGTGCCGTTCCGGTCCGCGCAGTCCACCCAGAACACCTTGTGCTTCGCCGCGCCCTTCTCGCCCTCGAAGTTCCAGTACAGCTTGTAGTGGCCGTCCGGAAGCTTCTGGTCCTCGGTGCGGCCGTGCCCGTCCGTGTCCAAGGTGATGGCGCCGGAGTCGGCGGTCTTGTTCTTGGTACCGGTCGGGGGCCATTCGGCGATCCGCCAGTCCACCTTCTGGAGGCCGTCGAAGCCGAAGGCGTCCAGGTAGAAGGTGCAGACGTGCGGCTCGTTCTTCTTCAGCGCCTCACCGGTTCCGGCATCGTGGATCTTGACCGTGCCGTTGTCGCCGGGTGCGTTGTGTGCGTACGCGGTCGTGGGCAGCAGAAGGGCTGCCGCCAGTGCCGTGGACGCCGCGCAGGCAGAGCTGAGGGTGCGCATGGGCGTGTTCCCGCCTCAAAGTGATGGAGGTTGAGAGTGACACGTGGGGGGAGAGGGAAAGATTCCAGCCACTCCCACCGGCCCGTCAAGGCCCTTAGCGCCCTATCTGCCTCATTCGGCAGCAACTGTCCCAACAGTCGGAGATAACGATCCGACACCACCCGGCGCGGGCTGCCCGTTCGGGCCCGGCGGGCGCGCGGGTCCGCCGCGCGGCCCAACCCCCTGGCCGGGGTTGTGAGCTGGGAGGATATGGTTGCGGACGGACTGCGCAGGCCCTACCGGGGAAACAAGCGCAAGGTCAAGAACCACTGTTGACCACAGGGGTGTGCTCCCGCAGCAACGACCGTTCCTCCTCCCGTCGTCCTGCCGGCCGTGCGCCGCCTGCCCCAGAAACCCCACCGTGAGCACCGATTTCGCGCTGCGCCCGCAGCCCGCTTCCGCCCCCGATTCGCCCCGGCCACCGAAGCGGCCCGGCCGGCCCTCCGCCCGACCCCCGGCCCGGCCCACCGCGGGCGCCGCCCTCCACAGCATCATCGCGGCCACGGCGGTGCTCCTCGGGCTCGTCGCGATCGGCACGGTGATCCACGAGCCGGTCCTGATACCGCCGCTGGCCGCCAGCGCCGCCCTCGTGCACAGTGCCCCCTCCCAGCCTCTGGCCCAGCCCCGGAGCCTCGTCGTGGGGCATCTGCTCGGTGCCGCCGCCGGGTACGGCGTCCTCGCCCTGGCCAACAGCAGCCCCTGGGCCGCCGCGGTGGCCGGCGGCGTCACACTCGCCGCGACGATGGCTGCCCGCACCCCGCACTCGCCGGCCTGCGCCACCGCTGTCGTCGTCGTGCTCCAGACCCCGGCTCCCGGCCGGTTCGTGCCGCTGTTGCTCGGCGCCACCATGCTGCTCGCCCTGACCGGCTTCGCCGCGTCCCGCGTACGCCGCGGGACACCGAGGTACCCCGCGTACTGGTGGTGACCCGCTGCCGAGTCGCTCGCGCGGCGCCGCGCGCCGGCGACATCAGCGCGATGACGCCGCGTCAGGAAGAGGATTTGAGCCCGCTGTCAGTGGTCCCCACTACGGTGCCGCTCATGACCGAGCTCTCTTTCTGGACGCTCCCGGCCGAGACGGCCGTACGCAGTTCGCACTCCGGTGAATACGCCCTCACCGTCCTGGACCCACCGCTGCCCGGGAGCACAGCCGAGTTGCCGCCGCACGACCGCGCGCGGGCCCGAGCGTTCGCCGAAGCCTTCCCCACCGTCGACGCGGTGCTGGAGGAACTTCCACCGTTGCCCGCGTCGGAGGCTCTGTACGCGGAGACGCTCTCGGACCTGGATCTGATCACGGTCGGCTGCTGGGGCAACGTGACCTGCATATCCGATCCGGCTCTGGCCGCTTACGACGCCGGCATGACTCCGGTCCTCCAGGAGGTCACAACCCTCCACGAGCGTTACCCCGAGGCCCTGATCGTCGGTTCGGCGGCGCCCGATTTCGGTGAGACGCACACGGAGGACGTGATCTGCCTCCCCGAGGGCCTGACGCTCTTCGCTTCCGGTTTCCCCGCTTACGCCACCCCGTGGGACGTCGACGGCGACCCCCACGCCATCCTGAACGCTCTTGACATCGATCTGGCTGGTCTGACCGATGACGAGCGGGAATACCTTCAACTGGACGCGGCACCCCACCTCACCAACTGGGGGCTGCTGGGAGGGCTCGTCCTGGAGCACTGCGGTCGCAAGCTCCGGACCGGGCTTGAGACGTCCGTGTTCCGCGTCCGCCACACCGAGGAGTACACCTCGGCGATGGAGGAGATGTGGGGGTGGACGGCGCACCAGCTATGACGATGACCTGTCCGTGGCCGCCCTCCGGGTAGCCACATCCAGGGCGCCGCTCAGCACAGTTGGTCGGTGGGCTCGGTCGCCCGGGGCCGGGGCGCCACCAGGCTGGTGAGGAGTTCCTTCAAGCCGCGTCCGCGCCGGTGATCCACTCGGGCCCGGGGCCCACTCCCCGAAGGGCGGGCCCGCCCACCTCCCGCCTGGTGAGCGGCCTCCCAACTGCACCCGCCAGGCTCGAACATGAACCGCCCCTCCCCACGGCAGTTGCCCACTACCGTGAGCGGCTATGACCGACAACAGCATCTGGGACCGGCCCCCCGAGGCCCCCGTCCTCCGCACCGGCGCGTTCCGCCTGACCATGATCGAGCGGCCCTTTCCCGGCCCCGCCGGCTCGCTGCCCGCCCACGACCACGCCCGGGCGCGCGACATCGCCGCCGGCCTCACCACCGTCGAGGAGATCACCGCCGAGCTGGAACCCCGCCCCGACAGCGACGGACTCCCGCACGAGACGCGCGCGGATCTCGAACAGCTCGATGTCGGCTGCTGGGGTCCGGTTACCGAAATCACGGATGCGGCCTTCGCCCACCGCGGCGAATTCACCCCTCTCGCCGACCACGCCGAAGCCCTGGCCAAGCGGTACCCGAACGCGGCCCTCATCGGCTCCGTCACCGTCGACTTCGCCATCCGCTACCGGGCCTTCCTCTTTCTCCACCCCGACGGAACCCAGCTGTGGGCCGACGGATGGGCCGGTGAAGACCCCTGGACCGTCACCGGAAACGTCCACCACATCATCGACGCCTTCGCCGTCCGCGGCGCCCTGGAGAACGCCGGCTTCAACGCTGCCGCCGAACCGGGCGTCATGGCCTGGAGCGAGCTGGAAGACGTCATCCTGCGCAGCCTCATGCCCGTCCGGAGGAGCGAACGGATGCTGTCCGGCTTCCGCGTGACGCGCCCGCGCGAGGTGGCCGTGCACCTGGAGGAGACCTGGCTCGAAGAGTAACGAGCCCACGACAAAGGCGAGTTGGCCGAAACGATCGCCGGAATCGAACATCTATCAGGCGGTGGCGCCCTAAGGTTGACGCGTCGCCGGCGCCGCATCCGTACCAGACGATCTCGGAAGCCCCACGCGGCGCTTTCCGGCACGGGCTTCTCAGGGGGAGAGACAACGTGACCATCCCGATACGGCCGACCGGCCGTTTATCGCGCC
The sequence above is a segment of the Streptomyces lydicus genome. Coding sequences within it:
- a CDS encoding DUF1326 domain-containing protein is translated as MSWKLNGTYLESCNCDVVCPCTTSGLTAPADHERCQVTFAFHVDSGKVDGVDVADRNVAVFIDGPRVMADGGWQVALYVDAAADDGQAEALGKVFSGQAGGPMAALTPLIGEVLGVERVPIDYHEDGRRHAVRVGDAIDIEIEDQIAPQFGADGPVMGLTGMFHPVSSTLTIARSTRATGDGVYGRSWDFSGGNGHSAPFAWSA
- a CDS encoding DUF2182 domain-containing protein yields the protein MTGGPVTVRRRAGPAGLLLVVAVAAWVYLVTRWGGMQAMPGTMGLGLAAFLAVWTLMTAAMMLPATAPVAALYARTITVHRAPRMVVFTVAYLLVWAAAGLPAYGLAAGLGRAASLPAATGTAVAAAVFAVSGLYQLTPLKDRCLARCRSPIGLMLRYASYPRTSRDVCAGAHHGAFCLGCCWSLMVLLAAFGVMNLWAMVALTAVITAEKLAPAGYLVARVVGFASIALAVAVFWFPALAPGLTGGGTAGM
- a CDS encoding LAETG motif-containing sortase-dependent surface protein is translated as MRTLSSACAASTALAAALLLPTTAYAHNAPGDNGTVKIHDAGTGEALKKNEPHVCTFYLDAFGFDGLQKVDWRIAEWPPTGTKNKTADSGAITLDTDGHGRTEDQKLPDGHYKLYWNFEGEKGAAKHKVFWVDCADRNGTGPSATASAPASPGATASASATPANPSASPSESGTSSAQPGVPAKPSASAKPGSGDLAETGSNAGVLAGVAVALLAAGGGVTLAVRRRARVQG
- a CDS encoding HPP family protein; the encoded protein is MSTDFALRPQPASAPDSPRPPKRPGRPSARPPARPTAGAALHSIIAATAVLLGLVAIGTVIHEPVLIPPLAASAALVHSAPSQPLAQPRSLVVGHLLGAAAGYGVLALANSSPWAAAVAGGVTLAATMAARTPHSPACATAVVVVLQTPAPGRFVPLLLGATMLLALTGFAASRVRRGTPRYPAYWW
- a CDS encoding DUF6333 family protein, producing the protein MTELSFWTLPAETAVRSSHSGEYALTVLDPPLPGSTAELPPHDRARARAFAEAFPTVDAVLEELPPLPASEALYAETLSDLDLITVGCWGNVTCISDPALAAYDAGMTPVLQEVTTLHERYPEALIVGSAAPDFGETHTEDVICLPEGLTLFASGFPAYATPWDVDGDPHAILNALDIDLAGLTDDEREYLQLDAAPHLTNWGLLGGLVLEHCGRKLRTGLETSVFRVRHTEEYTSAMEEMWGWTAHQL
- a CDS encoding DUF6333 family protein, whose protein sequence is MTDNSIWDRPPEAPVLRTGAFRLTMIERPFPGPAGSLPAHDHARARDIAAGLTTVEEITAELEPRPDSDGLPHETRADLEQLDVGCWGPVTEITDAAFAHRGEFTPLADHAEALAKRYPNAALIGSVTVDFAIRYRAFLFLHPDGTQLWADGWAGEDPWTVTGNVHHIIDAFAVRGALENAGFNAAAEPGVMAWSELEDVILRSLMPVRRSERMLSGFRVTRPREVAVHLEETWLEE